DNA from Ziziphus jujuba cultivar Dongzao chromosome 2, ASM3175591v1:
AGACCGATCTCCTCTCTTaacggatatatatatatatatatatatatatattctgacgCTAGTCAAATATTTGTggtttcctttcttcttttttctgccTCCAACCCTAATCAAATCTAATATACTTCGTCTTCTTGAAATAGAATCTCAATCGTATTGGTAATTCAGTGTGCTAAttgttcatcatcttctttttcaGGATATGGCAAGTGAGTTGCTTGGTGACTCAAAGTGTGAAGCGTGGCCTCTAGAACACATTGACAACGAAGATGACCAATCTTCACCATCACCCAAGTTCTTGTTCTGTCTCCATGTCCTGCTTTCATGCCCTGTCATTGATGATcaggaacaagaagaagaagaagaagaagaagaagaagatcaacTGCTTGTTGTTCCTCTTTGACAACATTGTAGATAGCGTCATTGTTAGTGGAGAAAAGGCTTTGGATTATGATGTGGTAATGGATGAGGAGAGGTCCAAGGTTGCCATCAAAGGCATGCTTTCCGAAATTGGAGTTGTTCCGGTTCAAGATTTCATGCTGCAGAGGATCTTGGACGCAGCCCGTTTCCATGTCCATGAATAAACGTTTTGTGGGTCACAAAGTTTTCCGGATGGGAGTTTGCATTGAGGCCATTGTGCATAACCTCCCACTACAACCAGCTGATGATGATGGTGGAACTTGAGCCAGCCAATGGACTCTTCTTGGCTGAATTGGATGCTGGTGATGATGAAGACATGGCAGAAAtagacgatgatgatgatggtggtgattatgatgaatatgaagatgaagatatggtGGAATTTGGTGGTGAAGATTGGGAACCTAAGTTTGAGCCAGTACAGTTTCCATTGAAGAGTTGGACAAGGTCAAGGTTGAAGGTTGTTTGAAAGAAGAAGTTGGATGTTGTTCTGTTTTCTTTGATGATTTCGAAACTGGCTGTGAAGCTATTCGTATGCCCTGCTTGCATTTCTTTCATGGAGATTTGTATTGTCAGGTGGCTCCAAACTAGCAAATTCTGTCCCCTCGGTAGCTTCCAGTTGCCATCTTGATTAGTTATCAAATACttgtataacatatatatgtatgcagaAAGAgtattatgtaaattttaaagTGTATATGTATCCATTGTTTTATACATTGAACCAATCAATCGGACTTTTGGTCCCCATGGCCGTCATATATCTCTGACCCTgctatctctctctctgtgtcaaatcgttatttgcttattttatttttatttttgccattTTCACTTTAATCCGAAGGACATACAGATTGAATTGCTTACCAGAGTGCCAAAGCAcgtaaattatgttttatggctttctttgttttgcctttatttttattaatcatttacAATTAATGAATGCTCCATTATACAGCTGCTTGAATTAATGCAAATTATCAATCTGCAATAGcaactatttctttattattcCAAACTATAACCAAGATTAGACAAgtataataaaacatttaataaattgtCAATTAGGAGAGGTTTCCTGCCGAgctaattattataaatgattgcTGGTAATGAAACTGGTTTACTTGTCAAGCTGGTTCTAATCTAGTCTGCAGTAAATCTATAAACCATGACATGCAAATATTTCTCTCCAGGATTGATAATTTGTGAAGGGAAATTTGGTTGATTCACAGAGTTGGGGAAACCTTGTGTCTCCAAAGCAACTGCAGCAAACTTGTGGTAAACAGCACCATCTTTGCCCTTCACGTTGTGCAACATGTTGCTTGAATAGAATTGCAACCCTGGCTGGTTAGTCCAAAGCTCCATTTTTCGCCCTGAAACCGGGTCTTGCATCAAAGCCGCTCTCCTCAAATGTGCAGGGTTACTTTTGTCCAGCACATAGTTAATGTCATATCCATCTGGTAGCTCATTGATCAAGCTTCCAATTTCATGGGAAGCAAGGAAATCGTAAGGTGTTCCTTTGACAGGGACAATTTTTCCAGTGGGGATGAGATTTTTATCAACTGGTGTAACACTGGAACCAAAAATCTGGAGCTTTTGGGAGAGGATATCGCCGCTGTTATGGCCACGGAGGTTCCAGTAACCATGATGAGCTAGGTTTACTGGAGTGGCCTTGTTGGGAGCCTTGGCTTCCATTTTAATACCCAATTTGTTTGTGCCAAGGAACATGTATGTTACCATAACAGAAAGATTTCCAGGGAAGCCTAAAATATTTTAGACAAATGTCAATGTCAGTGAAGTATATAGAACAAACAAATACATTCTTCATAGCTCTAACATTTACATTTCACGAAAAGTTACATTGAAAGGAAGGAATGGCAAAAAGAGAACCAAAAATCAGCCAAAAAGATAATACCTTGTTCACCATCATAGCTGTTATAGGTGAATGTTATATGACTATCTACTTTGTGACTTTCTACTGTCCAAACAACATCACTAAACCCCATAAGGCCACCTGTTATCAAAAGTTGATAATTGAAttcagattccagaggagaattATGTAAGAGACGAAGATAGAAAGGAAACGAATGAGTAAAAATATACATACCGTGTAGCGTGTTCTTTCCTTCATTAGCCACTAATTTGTAGACTTTGCCATCTAATGTAAATTCTGCATTTGCAATCCTGTTTGCAACACGACCCACAAGGGCTCCAAAGTAGACTGTATCATTCTGCACATTTATGAATAATCCTATCAACATTAGGAGCCGTAGTGATGTTATTATAATAACATAAGAAAGAGGCGAGAGAATGATATTAAGGTATAAGGGTCTTGTACACTATACCAAAGCCAGTTCATTCTGTCATTACATAGAACAGGTGAGAGGTGTACTAAAAACTGTTACATTAAACGAactccaaaaataaaacaatggtGATAACATTTATGACACCTCAAAATTAAAAGAGCATACTGCATAGTTCTAGTACATCTGTTGCGATTGGTCATAATGTATGCCAAATTGTTCCATTATTGGATTCATGCCCGATGGGGACAAGGACTTAGACCCAGTTATCAGGCTAATTAACATGGATTATTTAGGTTAGTCATTTCATCAGTCAATGAGAATGAATAGAAAAGTGAATCCAATCAttacttattatatattttcaaaatattataggAACTAATTTTAATTCTTCCAACTGGATTTCTAACTtccattaaaacaaataaaatgaaaaagagataaaaataaataaatgaacagaAAAGAAAGCATTAAACCAAGTTTATGAATCTCACCATATACTCCTTAGGCGTGTCGAATCCAAGAACAACATCATCCAATTTCCCTGGAAGCATAAAAACAACCAAATATAAAtacacccaaaaagaaaaaaaaatcaaaaaacaaaatctgggTTTCTTGGGATTTTCCCAATAGCAAAATATAAatccagggaaaaaaaaaaacaaaacaaaaaaacaaaaaaaaaacaaaatgaaaagtaacaagaagcAGAGAAAGACGAACCATTTCTATCAGGAAGGATAACAGACATAACAGTGGCACCCCAATTAGTGAGCTTCAAAGAGAAATCTCCTCTCTTCAATTCATAAATTCCAATTTCATCAGAACACTCACTAATACTAGCAAACAAAAAAGTCAATGTAAGAAAACTCCAAAACAGAGACACTTTCGCCattttgacccaaaaataaaaagctaccAAATAATACTCGGTATAATTATACAGAAACACACATATGGTAGAACATATATAGGTGAAAAATGGATGAGATTGTTCACTATTAATAGTGGCATAATCAGGAACAGGATAAGGATATTAATGATATTGCGGTTCAGAGAGATAAAGGATTAGCTTTCAAAACAAACTAAATACGACTCTTTTCTTGGATCTTTCCAAACAAACTCTGACTCTTCTGTTTTTACtgcttcttttttattattatttattttcgtgagtttattatgaatttttgttggtttttgaaaagcgCAATCGTAAccagttcaaaaaaaaaaaaaaaaaaaattaataatatatatatatatatatatatatatatatatgtttccatTTTTCTCAATTGGTCTAGCTTTAACTAGAGCTGCTcttcaaagaaaaaagagtcCATGGTTGGACTATATGATCCGATTTGATTGGATACCACGTAATATTATacgtattatattatatattttaatgtctttctatataaaataacaactgATTCAAGTT
Protein-coding regions in this window:
- the LOC107404815 gene encoding uncharacterized protein LOC107404815, whose translation is MAKVSLFWSFLTLTFLFASISECSDEIGIYELKRGDFSLKLTNWGATVMSVILPDRNGKLDDVVLGFDTPKEYMNDTVYFGALVGRVANRIANAEFTLDGKVYKLVANEGKNTLHGGLMGFSDVVWTVESHKVDSHITFTYNSYDGEQGFPGNLSVMVTYMFLGTNKLGIKMEAKAPNKATPVNLAHHGYWNLRGHNSGDILSQKLQIFGSSVTPVDKNLIPTGKIVPVKGTPYDFLASHEIGSLINELPDGYDINYVLDKSNPAHLRRAALMQDPVSGRKMELWTNQPGLQFYSSNMLHNVKGKDGAVYHKFAAVALETQGFPNSVNQPNFPSQIINPGEKYLHVMVYRFTAD